A window of Henckelia pumila isolate YLH828 unplaced genomic scaffold, ASM3356847v2 CTG_466, whole genome shotgun sequence genomic DNA:
AGTCTTGGAGCACTGACACAATTGAGTGTTGGCAACTAAGTTTTTTTTCTTCATTGTGTTCCTTCCTGTGGTCATATCGGGTTCTACCTTGATGGAGCTTCGGTCATAGTTCTTGATTCTAATGCAAGCCAGGTTATGATCTTTATTTAGCCCTTATATGGCGAATGTAGGCACTGGCATCAATTTTGTACTCAACTGGAAAGAGCAAAACTTCATTGATTGTATAATATTGCAGAGATCACTTGAAGGAAACCGAGCTCGTTTACACTCGAACCAATGTACAAGTAGATGCATATTTCCAGCATGAATGAATTGCAGTATCAAGAAAACAGTATGAATATTGGCCCCCTTCACAAAATACACGAGCCTGGTGATTGACAATCAGTTTGCTATTTGTGCCACCTTTTTTTTCTCATTCAAATTTCAAGCACAAAATTACATTCGAATCATCATTTCCAACGAAAATACAACCAAAGGACCTGTGTAGTTGAATTAAACTAGACCGTAAAGCAATAACATACAACTAACAAATTAGAAAGTATACACTACATCGGAGTTACACAAAGCGGTCTCCAACATTAATTTACTGAACACTGCATCGGAAAGGTCCAACACCGCGTATTGGTAAAATGGCTGCAACTAGAAGAAGATTTTActctcgagggcgagcaagccAAAGAGAGCTAAGGGCTCTAAGCCGAGAGAAATAGTCGCTAATAGCAAGGAGGGCACGAGCTGACTGGCGAGTTGTCAGTACACGATGCATTTGTTGGAGAGTCTGTTGCCTCAAATTGTCAGCCTGAAACCAACAATCACGTTGTTTACACGCTAAGCTGTTGAAGACTATTACCTTACAAGCACATCACACACAGGTCAACAAATAGATTAAATAGATCCAAAGATATGTTTTACAAAACTATACTATATAGTTGCCCCACACATTCCCCTATTTACTTCTTAAGATAAGACTGCAAAACCAATAGCCATGCTGCATGATAAAGGTTCAATGTTCTCAGTAGAAGTGTGATAACAAATTAAACCTGACGAATGAAGCCCTCGAGAGTTCCCAACTTTCCCATGGCCATGGCCATTTGACCCATGTAGTTGGCAACATTTCCGGATGAACTTGATGGGCCGAGAGAACCAGCCAATGTCTCTGCCAAGGACTGCTGCAATGCCTCCATTCCCTGCGACAACGCATCTTCTGCCTGCTGAGAAGACTGTTGCAAGTTGTTCATGGCCAATAACTGTTGCTCAGTTAATGGTTCCAAATGATTTATAAGTAACTGCAACCACGAAGGCCAACACTCGTAATCTAGATCGACCTATTTGTAACATCTACAAATGGAGAAGGGCGTGGGCCTTCAACTTTATGAAACATGGTAATAGAATATCACACGGTTCACATACAAGGCAAAAAAAGGAATATGAACAATAAAGGTAACATGTCTTCAAGAAAATTACAACCTCTTAATATGAGTGAGTGTGCAAGATTgatttagaaaaatttaaaacCTCATGGAGAAAAGATGTTCTGCTTACTGACTTAATTTGTCCCATTTCTATTCAGGTTTACTTTATCTACTTATTAGTTGAGACACTTAAACGTATGCTTTAAGTACATGTATATTTGTATTTTTGCAGTTTTGGTCACGTTGTTAAATTTTAGTCCTGCTCCATCATCTGTCttctttgcaattttagtcatcTTTTCGACGTGGTGCTGATTTAACACCGACATTGATGGTGACTTATCAACACTCTCgatgaaagaaaagaaagacTAAACTGAAATTAGGTAACATagatgaccaaaatcgcaaaaaaCTGCAGAAACATTGCAATTTTCCCAATCACAAGTATCATGATAATCTGGAATAATAGTTTCGATTCCCTGCATCCTAGGGTGCAGGAAATTAGTCCACGGTAGAGTGTTTTAGTGTGCAGGGGATCAAAATTATCTGGAATAATTCATAAATTTGAACTTATACCATATCCCCAATTTTGTTCCTCGAGTTTTGCGTGTGCTAATTATTTCCTCCAAGTTTTTAGATTGTGTCTCAATTTTCTCAACATTAGTTTTGCGTTAAAGTTGACGGTCAGCGCTCGTGGAGACCACTTAACTTCATTCTTTGTTGACAAATTGAACTATCAGCATCCATAATATAATTTCATCTTGCTCTACATCCCTAAGCGTTAATTTAAGTGTTCAATTTATGCGTGAAAGTAGGGATTATGGATGTTGATCTTTCAATTTGGGGGCAAAGAATAAAATCACGTGGTCTTGACCATCAACTCTTAACACCGAACTAATGGCTGAGACGAAATCGAGATACGATCTAAAACTTGAAGGATATAATTAGTACACAAAAACTTGAGGGATAAAACTGGGAATATGACGAACTATAAGGATACAAGTATAAAATATCCTAGATAATCCATATAGTGATGGTATAGAACTGAAagcttcttattttaattaaagatAGTATGATACAGCTGTAACATACAAACAAAATCTTCTAGACCAGAAAATAGTCCGATGACTCGTCTTAATTGATGTTCCACATAGACAGTAAGATAGGAGAAGATGGCAATTCTTTCTCCCTAAACAGAAATCCTACCAACCAGTATTCAGAAAATAATGGATGGAAATATACTTATATATTTTTCTGGAAAATTCACCAAAATGAATTAAAGCTCAAGGTATTTACAAGAAGGGATTGAGTACAAGTGAAATTCAGCTTAATGATGAAACTGGGGAATATgcaaataactaaaaataaatcAACGTGACTTACCTTAAGAAGTTCAGATGAACGGAAACCACCAAGCCAAAGGAAACACCTTTCAGCAGGTGTTTTCCACATGCCTGACAAAATATGGAAGACATCGGTCTTTGCAGCATCCCCTTTTAACCTAAAAATGTCATCATATTGTGTAGTAATTCCCTCCACTATTATGCGAAGTTCACCATCACCAGCATGTGAATTGACAGCACCTCTAAGCTCATTAATCCGCCGGTTGTGGTCCTCCAACCACCGTGCATACTCAACATCAAAGGTCAATGCACCTAGAAAcatgagattaatattttcaCGAAACTAAAAGTTGCTCAAAGAATGAGACAGAAAAAACACAGAACAAAGCTTCAATCTAACATGTCATAATACAGCCACCGAGCAAGCAAAATACATTTGTTTCACTCCATCTATTAAACCCAGAGGCGGTAGAATTCAATATCTTGGTTGCTTTGATTACATTGCTTTTCTTTTGGTATTTATGATCTCAAACTTTTTGACCAATCTCCATTGTCAATACTCAGTTTCCACTATTTAGTGATGATACACTGTTAGGAGCCCAAGCATAATGGGCCAAGATAAGATAATTTGGGCCTAAGTGAGTGTTTAACCCATCGATGGTTCTAGAAATAGTGACTTGAGGAAGGGGAAGGAAAAATCATATAAAGAAGGGAGTTGGCTAGATTTAGGGGCATCATTCGGTTGTTTTCCTTGAAGGTTGTAACTAGCACTTTGGCTAGGGAAATACTAGCACTTTGGCTAGGGTTTATGCACAGAGATTTTATCTCTGGGAAAATATTATCGTTTCTAACTATATCACTCCATATTTCTGTATCCTTCTGTTGTGCtcttgttatttttattctacTGCATTTCGGTGGCCTTTATCTTACCAGTAGCCTAACATACACCCACTTCCCCTTCAAAAAATTATGATACATCCCTCTTAGAGCTATTTCCTTTTTCTTCTTCAGCAACATGAATGCATTTAGCAGAAAACACTTGATAGATTTGAATGGAACACC
This region includes:
- the LOC140872584 gene encoding transcription factor TGA2.2-like, which translates into the protein MADASTMTDTSTDDGADDQNLRFESNILLTSVDSNGNEKSREQKNLRRLAQNREAARKSRLRKKAYVQQLESSRMKLTQLEQELQRARQQGIFISSSGDQAQSLGGNGALTFDVEYARWLEDHNRRINELRGAVNSHAGDGELRIIVEGITTQYDDIFRLKGDAAKTDVFHILSGMWKTPAERCFLWLGGFRSSELLKLLINHLEPLTEQQLLAMNNLQQSSQQAEDALSQGMEALQQSLAETLAGSLGPSSSSGNVANYMGQMAMAMGKLGTLEGFIRQADNLRQQTLQQMHRVLTTRQSARALLAISDYFSRLRALSSLWLARPRE